In Granulicatella elegans, one genomic interval encodes:
- the yajC gene encoding preprotein translocase subunit YajC: MNQLALMLLYIVALGGAWWFFGRKNRERTKKIQEQMNALKAGDHIVTIGGLHGVVHYIDTDAQTVEIDCEGVYLTFERRAIHHVVPTVGDSGLAVADAE; encoded by the coding sequence ATGAATCAATTAGCATTAATGTTACTTTATATTGTAGCTTTAGGAGGAGCTTGGTGGTTTTTTGGTCGTAAAAATCGAGAGCGTACTAAAAAAATACAAGAGCAAATGAATGCTTTGAAAGCAGGTGACCACATTGTTACGATTGGTGGTTTACATGGAGTTGTTCATTATATTGATACGGATGCACAAACTGTTGAAATCGATTGTGAAGGTGTTTATTTAACTTTTGAACGTCGTGCGATTCATCATGTTGTTCCAACTGTAGGCGATAGTGGTTTA